In Girardinichthys multiradiatus isolate DD_20200921_A chromosome 18, DD_fGirMul_XY1, whole genome shotgun sequence, a single window of DNA contains:
- the LOC124884278 gene encoding lysophosphatidic acid receptor 6-like, producing the protein MKNLVYAIIYGSIIALGLPLNILSLWILLRHHGGKSPSAVFMVNLVISDLLLIISLSLRVYFYATDSWHLGEMWCVWFTMLFRNNIRTSSIFITFISVDRLLAVVYPLRSRLIRTPANALKGSVLIWLIVLLVNVPESVGFLRTLDNQTCFDSVIGPLINGTQTHQLAHQSKDKMLEITIGYFQLVLLLTMLMVNIISTVMVSCTLQRHLSESAKVNNKLNVMLIFVMNLMMFIVFFLPVSLVVFFDELRPVLSCIASVNCCLDPLLYYFSFDGFWKRQEDVEKSLASRGT; encoded by the coding sequence ATGAAGAACCTAGTGTATGCAATTATTTATGGATCCATTATTGCTCTCGGTCTGCCTCTCAACATCCTGTCACTATGGATTTTGCTTCGTCACCATGGGGGCAAGTCACCCAGCGCCGTCTTTATGGTCAACCTGGTAATATCAGACCTGCTGCTCATCATCTCTCTGTCCTTGAGGGTCTACTTTTATGCTACAGACAGCTGGCATCTTGGGGAGATGTGGTGCGTCTGGTTCACAATGCTCTTTCGCAACAACATCCGCACAAGCTCCATCTTCATCACCTTCATCAGCGTGGACCGGCTGCTGGCTGTGGTTTATCCATTGAGGTCAAGGCTTATTCGAACGCCAGCCAATGCATTAAAGGGATCTGTTCTCATTTGGCTGATTGTATTGTTGGTGAATGTCCCTGAAAGTGTGGGCTTTTTGAGAACTTTAGACAATCAAACGTGTTTTGATTCTGTGATTGGCCCACTAATCAACGGGACACAGACTCACCAGTTGGCTCACCAGTCAAAGGATAAGATGCTGGAAATCACAATTGGTTATTTTCAGCTTGTGTTACTATTGACTATGCTGATGGTTAACATTATCTCCACAGTTATGGTGTCCTGTACACTCCAAAGACATCTAAGTGAGTCTGCAAAGGTCAATAACAAACTGAACGTAATGCTGATTTTTGTCATGAACCTGATGATGTTCATAGTTTTCTTCTTGCCGGTGTCTTTGGTTGTTTTCTTTGATGAACTGAGGCCCGTTCTGAGCTGCATTGCAAGCGTGAACTGCTGCCTGGATCCTCTGTTGTATTACTTTTCTTTCGACGGGTTCTGGAAAAGACAGGAGGATGTCGAAAAGTCTCTTGCAAGTCGCGGAACATGA